The DNA sequence acacTTTGAATATACTCAAAGCTAGAACTTTTTGTGAAAGATAATCTGGAGCACATTGTGATCGATTTTCATAACATtgtatgcaaaaaaaaaaaagtagtgatGGATTATGTTTTAACATTTGTTGGTACAGGCTTTAGGTTgataattgatttcaaataatgTGGGAAGAGGATGAGTATTTggtaaaatatgatataaagaaataatagtggtgataaattaataatttatctgacacttttttcttaaatgaatTGTCCAGTTCCACACCTCAGCCAAGAGTTTGTTTAATGAAAAATCAAAACGGCGTGACTTTGGGCATGGCGTTGTCGTTTGAGTGAAACGACATCGCTGTGATGGCGTTGCGCGTTAAATCTGAAGAGGGGAACGAAAGGTGTGGGAAGGGAAGAGAAGGAGAATGACGGAGAGTCGCATCCGAACCGTCGTAGAGGCCATTCATTCCTCTTCTTTCCAAGCCGTTCTGCATCTCACCGGCGGAGCATCTCAGgttcttcctctctctctctttttctctgtATTTGGTCGCATGCAGAGTGTTGAATGAATCAATAGTAattggacttttttttttcagacgGTGGGTTCGTTGCTATCAGTTCCTGGTGCTTCAAACACTGTGCTCGAAGTTGTGGTTCCTTACTCTAAGATGTCTCTCATACAGTTACTCGGAAAGGTCTCTTTCTATTAATCTTCTATGCGTAAATTCGCTTTTCTGTTTCTTCCCTTTTATTCTCACTGTTTTTGTTCGTTCCTGCAGATTCCATCCCAGTTTTGCAGCCAACAGACGGCCGAAGATATGGCTTTGTTGGCTTATAATCGCGCTCTTAAGCTCTCCACGCCAGGTTCATTTTTGTCTCTGTTATTGCCTAGGATAAATAATGTGTAAAAGTTTACGAGTTGTGTGAAACATGGTTGTTTTGGCTTTCTGAAAATGTTTTTATGGATGGATTGcgacttcatttttttttttttgtgtggtgAAAAATGGAATAGTTTGACCTGACGTTGTCTGCATTAACCTGTTGATTAGGATCACCAGTTGTAGGTGTGGGTTTCACTGGCTCTTTGGCTAGCAGTCGTCCAAAACTAGGGGAACACCGGTATGTCTGCCTTATTTACGAAAATGGTTGATGAAACCTCACTATATTTAGTTTCAGCGTAATTTCTGAAAAGGTTACCATTGGCCTGTGCATTGTGTTGCTGCATTGGTAATTTGGTATTGAACCAGTTTCCATATCTCAGGCTTACTGTCGTTCCGTCCTGTGATTCCCATTTTGGTTGAACATGTAACATGTGCCCCTTTGTCCTTTATAGAGCCATCTTCTTATTTATGGCAATAAATTCATGTCCGGAAGCTTGTTCTGTGAGATTAACCTGGTACGACCTTGTGAAATTACTACCCTAGGGATTGAAATAAATGGACTCTACTTAAGGAAAATAGGTAGGTTAAATTTTAACGAGCTTTGGTTGGTAGATCAGATTTTTGTTGGAAACACAGAGAAATTGGGTTGGACTTTAATAAGTCAGAAAAAAGGAGCTGCTGGAACCTTTTCGACAGCAATAAGTTTGATAGAAAGCTTATCATCAACGCGAGATTATTGTTAGAgaacatataatatttttttaatgttctaTTGCTACTGTTCGCCCTGACTTCCTGAACTTGTATTGGTAGAGGGAAAGCCTTGGCGCAATACTAAGGTTGCTGCCTTTTTATTTGGATATCATGTATTTAGAAAATAgtctttctaatttttgttgtgAGGCCGTGTACATTTGCCCTCCCCAGAGCCCTGGTAACCTTGTGCTCTGGTCAGCAACTTGTTTTAGTcatttttgatttaaaaatgatacAACAAAGACTTGATACAAGCTATGATCAACTACAGAGATGTGCTTTACTTCTGCTTTTGAAGTTACCTCTGGATTTATTTGTGTACATTTTGAGTGCTTGACTATCTGGATCTTGTTaatttgttgcattttcttgAAAGAGTCTCTTTTCAGATTCTCAATTGTGTTTTCCCTCTTCTAAATGTGATCTTGGGGGGAAAACTAGTGCCCACAGTCAACTTGTTTAGCTTTCATGTTCATTTGCAGACTTTACATGTCAACAAGGACAGCTGACCAACTTTGGATGTCAAGAGTGACCTTGACTAAGGTGCTATTATCCTATTCTTTCTTAGATGTGTTACTCTAAACTCAATACTTatcatacacacacacacacacgcccATTCAAATTTTCAAAGGCATAGAATCGAATGTGTAGCTTGCTAAGTTACACttttcaaagataaaataaaataggcaTAAGTTAGCATATCTCGTGCGTGTGTTGTTTATTGTTTAtgtaaatacttttatttatttttctgcaAACTGTTCAATTCTAGGGTCTTCGCACACgagaagaagaggatggagttTCTAGTCATCTTTTGATCAAGGTGTGTGGCAGGTGTGAAAACtgttgataatatttttattctgcTATTTATTTGCACTTAAATTatcttctctcatttttttcacttttgaaGATTAGTATAAGAACACTGAAGATCTTGTAAAATGAGAACAGTAATAGTTGGAGGCTAATCTTTACTTTATTCCTTCACAATTGTTTTAAAATCCGACTTTGGTTTGACTTGCTTTTTGCTCTCTTTTTGGTTCTGGTTCTAGGCAATTGCAAATGCATGCAAAATTCGTGCAGCATCAATTTCAGTGTTGAGTGAATCAGATGTATCGGATGAATGTGTAACACATTTCAATGAAGATCAACAGTTAGAGCAACTTATAAATGGTCAAATATGCTTTAAAATTTACCCATTTGCAAATGGTATGGTAGAACCTTTAGCAGAAGCTAAATTATTAGTTACATATACATTCTACTTTcttaatgataaattttgttgcAGAGATACCGgctgaaagaaaaataataatgccCGGTTCTTTCAATCCATTACATGATGGGCATCTCAAGCTTATGGAAGTTGCTACTCGGTACTTAAACTCATAACATTCGTTAAATGTTCAATTTctttatagtttaatttatgAAGGATTAGTCTTAAAATATGAATTGCCTGTTATTTTTTcgagttttatttttaaagtgcTTAATATATATGTGCTTTTCAAGACACTGCACTCCCAATTTGATTTTAGTATTTATACTATAATATTCTATTATACTGatatttgttgataatattAGTGTTATTTATCATCAGTAGTTTCCGCtgtagtaaataaattatttaactttgaCACTGATGATAAAGTATTCTGTCTGTTTAGAAGTTGATATTGTGCCAACACTATAATGATACAATTTCATACCCGATAATTGTAAATTTCACATTATATTTCTACATTATGGAttacaaatcaatattcttcttttctatcTAATTAGGACCATATATCTACGCATGATggttcatttaaattttgtttcttttgttcataattttatttcaaaatttctattATTAAGAAGACATATATGCAGCATTTGTGGTGATGGGTATCCTTGCTTTGAAATATCTGCTGTCAATGCAGACAAACCTCCATTGTCAGTGTCTGAGATCAAAGACCGTGtcaaacaatttgaaaaaattggtGAGGATCTTTTCTACTCTGCCAGAttctatattaaaaatgaataggtCTTAACCTCTGGTGTACAATTTTCTATGTGAAGAGGATCTACTTCCATTTTTATATGAAGTGATGGGCTCATAACTTTCCATTTTCATGGTGAATACTGAATGGAGTTCACGTgttttaaattcaataattaGGATAAGTCATATGACAATATGATATTTGGAGTTTAATACCGTTTAGtgcttagtattattatttaatgcACCAACTAAAGCCGTTAATGATTTCTTCAATGGCAGGTAAAACAGTAATTATATCGAATCAGCCTTATTTTTATAAGAAGGCTGAACTTTTTCCAGGCAGTGCTTTTGTAATTGGAGCAGACACGGCAGTGAGGCTTATTAATGTATGAAATTACTTTATGCTTGGATTAACCTTGATTTTTATCGTGTCGTATCCTGCACTTGTTTGAGCATCTGGTTTCTGCCCGATGATGTCATTGTTCCttacacacacacgcacataTATATTGTTTGTGGACAGTGGTCTTGTTATTGAGGTAAAACATGTTTTACTCGTTCGCATTATTACAGTTGCTCAGGAAACTTTCTTATGGCTGAAGGGGGGTTAGAGCAGTCTGATTGTAGTTAAGGAATAAGtttaccttctttttttttttaatagattttattaattaatatcttcaaattattatatgttacttaTGCAGCCTAAATATTATGACGGGGACTACTACAAGATGTTGAGGATACTAATTGGATGTAAAGAAACAGGATGCACTTTCCTTGTGGGTGGTCGGAATGTAGATGGTGCTTTCAAGGTATTACTGCATAAGAAAATATGATCCTAattatgatgatttttttaagtTCAGTGTTAGATAGTCTATCATATGTTGTACAGGTTCTTGATGATATTGATGTTCCAGAAGAACTAAAAGGCATGTTCGTCTCCATTCCAGCTGAGCAGTTCCGCATGGATATATCCTCCACTGAATTAAGAAATAGAAGTGGGATGTAAATGATTTTATGGCTATAGATCAGTATATACTCAACGATGAAGTTGCTGACGACAAAAAAGGTGGATGAAATTTTATGGCTATCTATGTCATACTTGGCATTTatcatattagaaaaaaatgatgatATATTTTGGTGTCATGATCATGAACGCTGCTGGTTTGAAAAGAACTGTTGAGCATAGTGATTCATAAATGTACGTGTCAGACGGACAGAAACATTCATGCATAAGACACGACACTTAAATTCGGAAGGTGGAGGTGCGCCTGTTTAATGTACATTGTTTCGTAGTTTTCATATAGCTATCAGACAAAAATGTCTTTGCAATGTTGATTGAATGAGTGGAGGATGATTTAGATACAATGCTTTTAGTTAGTGGGGTTTGAGGATAGTGTGTGAATGTTGGTATCTCTACCTTTACTCCTCACCTCACAATAAGAGGCTTCTAGTAATTTTGGGCGTGTTTTAACTGTGCATCAAGTTTAGTACGATGGATTGTTCCtttgtttggaaaaaaacaAACAGATAGTATGACTGAACTGAAAAAAGAGTACCTATACAGCGTGAACTGCGTTTAGTAGAGGAGAAAAATAGATATGATGgaagtaaataaataagattaaaatggacattttattactaaattttaacaactttctcttataatatgatgtgtcatcttttaagtgatttttaaatattgagaatgaaaaaataaaaaaatgaaaaatcatttaGAAGATGACACTtaagattgtaagagaaagttgtcaaaatttaatagtcaaaaaatcatttttcatattataaataGGTAAAAACGGGAACcttaattttttgaacttatTTCTCTCATTtacataaaacaattaattttttgaacttatTTCTCTCATTTACATAAAACAAttcttttttcattcattttaacCATTTAACCAAATTCATCcaacacaaattaaattattcctAACTGGGGCTAGTTAAATTGCGAAAAACTTTTATTTCTGAAAAATTCAATTGGGGCAGTGCTAACGAGTTGGATGAAAACAAAATGTCTTTGTCTAATGTCAAAAGTTTGACATgtcaattttgataattaaattcgGCCCAATTAAAACTCCACATATTGAATAAGACTAGGCTGATCTAACTTGTTGCATGTAAAGTAAAAACACGCTAATCTTATGAGTTTATAAcgacaaaattataaataattattcacttgttcttttttaatgaatatacaCCAATAAGTGTAACTTTTTGCCATTCTAAATTAAAACCTAGACCctcactatttttttcttttatgagaAAGAGCACCCACTCACAACAATCGAATACAAAATAGCTACCCCACCATCCTTGCAatgtatataaagaaaaaattgctGAAGTCACCTCTGTGACAGATTACAACTTGAAAGCACACTTCTTTTCACAACCCTTTAATGCAAAAGATCTTAGAGGGCCTACCAATAATTATCagtaataattatgttatttctCTTGCATTTTAAGTCAGAGGTACAAG is a window from the Vigna unguiculata cultivar IT97K-499-35 chromosome 7, ASM411807v1, whole genome shotgun sequence genome containing:
- the LOC114192722 gene encoding uncharacterized protein LOC114192722 isoform X2 encodes the protein MTESRIRTVVEAIHSSSFQAVLHLTGGASQTVGSLLSVPGASNTVLEVVVPYSKMSLIQLLGKIPSQFCSQQTAEDMALLAYNRALKLSTPGSPVVGVGFTGSLASSRPKLGEHRLYMSTRTADQLWMSRVTLTKGLRTREEEDGVSSHLLIKAIANACKIRAASISVLSESDVSDECVTHFNEDQQLEQLINGQICFKIYPFANEIPAERKIIMPGSFNPLHDGHLKLMEVATRICGDGYPCFEISAVNADKPPLSVSEIKDRVKQFEKIGKTVIISNQPYFYKKAELFPGSAFVIGADTAVRLINLLRKLSYG
- the LOC114192722 gene encoding uncharacterized protein LOC114192722 isoform X3, which produces MSTRTADQLWMSRVTLTKGLRTREEEDGVSSHLLIKAIANACKIRAASISVLSESDVSDECVTHFNEDQQLEQLINGQICFKIYPFANEIPAERKIIMPGSFNPLHDGHLKLMEVATRICGDGYPCFEISAVNADKPPLSVSEIKDRVKQFEKIGKTVIISNQPYFYKKAELFPGSAFVIGADTAVRLINPKYYDGDYYKMLRILIGCKETGCTFLVGGRNVDGAFKVLDDIDVPEELKGMFVSIPAEQFRMDISSTELRNRSGM
- the LOC114192722 gene encoding uncharacterized protein LOC114192722 isoform X1, with product MTESRIRTVVEAIHSSSFQAVLHLTGGASQTVGSLLSVPGASNTVLEVVVPYSKMSLIQLLGKIPSQFCSQQTAEDMALLAYNRALKLSTPGSPVVGVGFTGSLASSRPKLGEHRLYMSTRTADQLWMSRVTLTKGLRTREEEDGVSSHLLIKAIANACKIRAASISVLSESDVSDECVTHFNEDQQLEQLINGQICFKIYPFANEIPAERKIIMPGSFNPLHDGHLKLMEVATRICGDGYPCFEISAVNADKPPLSVSEIKDRVKQFEKIGKTVIISNQPYFYKKAELFPGSAFVIGADTAVRLINPKYYDGDYYKMLRILIGCKETGCTFLVGGRNVDGAFKVLDDIDVPEELKGMFVSIPAEQFRMDISSTELRNRSGM